A window of Haloarcula marismortui ATCC 43049 genomic DNA:
AGCCAGACGAGGAGCGAAAGCGTTCCGATGGAGACCACTGTTGATGTGAAGACATTCAGCGAAGCGAACGCCGCGTCGCCGCCGAGTTCCGTCGTATAGACGTACGTCGACACTGCCGTTGGGGTGCCGAGCATCACGACCGCTGCGCCCAGCGCCGTCGTGTCCATCGACAGCGAGGAGTACACCAGCCACGCCAGCGCCGGCATCCACAGCACCTTCAGCCCGACGACGCTGACGGTCTTCTGCAGGTCCGACACCGGGAGGTCCGTGTCGAGCGTCGCACCGATACACAGCAGGGCGACTGGCAGCGCCAGTTCGGCCGGCGGGCCGAGCGCACTGATGAGTGACTCCGGAACGGATAGCGACAGGACCGAGGCTGTGATGCCCGCCGCCAGCGCGATGAGTACCGGGTTCGTCACGAGTTTCCTGCACTCGCTCAGCAGCGAGGCGTCGCTCCCGTTGATGCGGACCAGCAGGAATACCGTCACCGGGACGTGGGTCACCGCACCGATCCCGAGGATGACGCTGGCGACGGCCGTCGCTTCGCTGCCCATCGTTGCCGCCACGAGTGGCAGACCGAGAAACCCCATGTTGCTGTGATACGACTGGACGACGGAGACGCTGCGGCGGTCGGCGGACTCCAGCCGACGGTGGACGAGCCAGCCCAGTGTTATCGTCAGCGCGATGATAACCCAGAACCCCCCCAGCAACGCCGGCGAAATGATTTCCTGTAATGGGCGGTCATACGTGGACCGGAATATGAGTGCCGGCAGCGCGACGGTAAAGACGAGTGTGGTGAGAATATCCGTCCGTCGCTCGGTCAACAGCCCGAAATGGCCGGCGGCGACGCCGCCCGAAAGAAACGCGATCATGAATCCGAGCTGTCCGAGAACGGCCATGTTGTTCCCCAACCGGTTCGTCTTTTTGACCCTTTCGTCACGGGCAGAAACAGTATCAGCGGAGAAGCTGGAGAGAGTTCACAGAGAATTGGAACTAATTCTGAAGGATTTTTGAAAAATCTTCTCAATATCCCTCTCCCTGGTGAACTGTGGAGGCGGAGACAGCCTCCAGAGCACCATGGCTGGAAGCAAACAATCGACACGGAGACAGGTTCTCCGGACAACAGCAGCCCTCGGCGTCGCAGGTGTTGGGCTGTCTGTGACTGGAGCAACTGCAGCGAACCCAGGAAAGGGAGATGAGCGCGGTGCGGGGAAAGAGTTTGGTCGTGTCTATGCGAACGACGTACTCTGGCGGACAAACGTTGTGAACGTCCTTGACGAGCGTCCCGACCCGGAAGACAAAATCTACTTCCTGCATGATGGAAGCAGACCGATCGTGGCTAACGAGAAGGTGAGCGCCGACCAACGCTCACCGTTCGTCTCCGAGTCAGCATCCGGTGACCGGGACTGGAACGGTGGGCAATGGACGCACTTCTCAGCAGAGGTGACTGACATTGCGGCGTTCAATGACGACGCACCGCTGGCAACCGATAGCGATATCCTAGACAAAGACTACATCAGCGTCACTCTCGGCCGCCCTGGTTTCGGCCCACCCGACTTCTTTGTCTGCCCACTGAACGGTCGCGCATAGCGACATCCCTACAACCACTTTTCTGATTGCTGTCGGCTCACGGCTCCAGGGGAGTCGGGCGCATGACAACAAGCCTTTACCCGCACCGTCGCGTATCTCGCGCCAACAATGGTACTCGACGATCTTGGGAGTTCACTCCGGGGGACGCTTGACGACCTCCGGGGGAAATCCCGGCTCTCTGAAGAAGACATCGAGGACATCGTCAAGGAGATTCAGCGGTCGCTGTTGCAGGCCGACGTGGATGTCGGGCTCGTACAGGACCTCTCCAACAGTATCGAAACACGCGCGCTGGATGAGGAACCGCCGGCGGGGACGACCCCGCGGGACTGGGTCCTGCGAATCGTCTACGAAGAACTGGTCGACCTCGTCGGCGAGTCGACCGAACTCCCGCTGGAAGAGCAGACGATTATGCTCGCCGGCCTGTACGGGTCGGGGAAGACGACGACGGCCGCGAAGATGGCGTGGTGGTTCTCGACGAAAGGGCTCCGGCCGGCCATTATCCAGACTGACACGGACCGGCCCGGCGCATACGACCAGTCCAAGGAGATGGCCGAGCGCGCTGAGGTGGACTTCTACGGCGACCCCGACGAGGACGACCCGGTGAAGATCGCCCGTGACGGGCTGGAAGCGACGGAGAACGCGGACGTTCGCATCGTGGACACGGCGGGCCGTGACGGCCTGAACGAGGAACTCATCGAACAGATCGAGCGCATCGAGCAGGAGGTCCAGCCCGACCGGGACCTGCTCGTACTGGACGCGGCGATGGGCCAGAGCGCCAAGAGCCAGGCCGCCGACTTCGAGGCGGCCATCGGCATCGACGGCGTCGTCATCACGAAACTCGATGGGACGGCGAAAGGTGGGGGCGCGCTCGCAGCGGTCAACGAGACCGACTCCACCATCGCCTTCCTCGGCTCCGGGGAGACGGTCAAGGACATCGAGCGGTTCGAGCCCTCCGGGTTCATCTCCCGACTGCTCGGGATGGGCGACCTCAAGCAGCTCACCGAGCGCGTCGAGCGCGCGATGGAGGAAACCCAGGAAGGCGACGAGGAGGACTGGGACCCCGAGGACATGCTGGAGGGGCAGTTCACCCTCAAGGACATGCGCAAGCAGATGCAGACGATGAACAACATGGGGCCGCTGGACCAGGTGATGGACATGATCCCCGGTCTGGGCGGCGGGCTGATGGACCAGCTCCCTGACGACGCGATGGACGTAACCCAGGAGCGGATGCAGGACTTCGATGTCATCATGGACTCGATGACGGAGGAGGAACTGGAGAACCCCCGTGTCGTCGGCCAGTCCCGGACCAAGCGCATCTGCCGTGGGTCCGGCAAGCCCGAGGAGCGGGTGCGTGAACTCCTCCAGCAACACAAGCAGATGGAGCAGATGCTCAAGCAGTTCCAGGGTATGGGCGACGGCGACATGGAGCGGATGATGAAACAGATGCAGCAGGGCGGTGGCGGCGGTGGCGGCATGGGCGGTATGGGTGGCGGCGGTATGGGGCCGTTCGGCGACTGACGCCGCTGCGTCGATTCGCGGAACGCGATGCGCGACGTTATTTTTGATGATCTATGTTCGAAATCCGGGCCAGAACTAAGGGTTGGCCCGTTCTACAGATGAAGCGAGCATGTACGAAATTGTCGCTGGGATAGACAAAAGTGAGGCTCGTGGGACCGCCATCGCTGAATCGATAACCGAGATTCCGATGGACGCCAGCCAGGTCCGTGTCACGCTGTTACACGACTTCGAGGAGAACCCTGAAGGCGCGTCCGTCGACCAGGTGGCCTCCGTGCGCCGAGCACGGGAAGTCCTCGAGGATGCTGGCGTCGAGGTGGCTCTGGAAGAGTCAAGCGGCGAACCGGCCGACGCGATCCTCCGGTTGGCCGACGAGCAGGACGTCGATATGATTGTCGTCGCCGGACGCAAGCGGACGCCGACAGGCAAGGTGCTGTTCGGCAGTGTCACACAGAGCGTGATTCTGGGCACGGACCGATCCGTGCTGGTCTGCAGCGGCGAAGAGGAGTAACGCCGCAGTCAGACGCCGTATACTTCTTCGACTCGCTCAGCGAGCGGCGACGGGTCTGTCCGGCCAGTGATCCGTTCGACAGGCTTGCCGTCCTCGAACAGCACGACAGCGGGGGCCGCGTTGACCCCGACCGACTGACAGAACTCCGGGGAGCGCTCGCCGGCGATGCCGCCGACCGGGACGCCGTCCGGGAATGCGGCCAAAACGTCATCTAACTCCGCTTTCATTGCTTCGCAGGGATCACAGAACAGCTTCCACACAGTCACGACACACCGGTCGTGGGCGTCGACGAACGCCTCGTAGCTGTCGTCGTCGAGGTGTTTGACTCCCTCGGGGACCGGTGTTTCCGGCCCCAGTTCGGTCGCCATCTGTGCCATCGTCGTCAGCTCCACGGTGGTGTAGGAGTCGTCGACGTTCGACCGCAGGGTCAGGAACGTGGCAAACTCCTCGCGTGACACGTCGAGTTCGTCGACCCGCTGGGCCGCTTCAGCGGCCGAATCGAGGCCGAACACGTCGGCGACGGACTCGTGGAACTCCGCGTTGCCCATCGTCACGTAGGTGTCGTAGTACACCTCGCGGTCGGCCTCGAACGCTTCTGTCGTGCTGACCTCGTCTGTTTCCTCGTCGATGACGACGACACCTTCAGATTGCAGTGCGTCGAGCAGCGATTCGGGGGATTGTGTGTCCGACATTCAGACACCTAGGTACTTATCGCGGGTCTCTTGGTCGTTTTGCAGTTCCTCAGCGGGCCCTTCGAAGACCACCTGCCCACGGTCAAGCACGTAACATCGGTCGGCGATTTTCATTGCTGCGACGGCGTTCTGTTCGACCAGCAGTATCGTCGTCCCGTCCTCGCTGATACGTTCGATGGCGTTTTCGACAGACTCGATGATCTGTGGTGCCAGCCCCTCGTATGGCTCGTCGAGCATCAACAGGTCGGTGCTCTGGTGGAGCGCGCGAGCGATGGCGAGCATCTGCTGTTCGCCTCCGGAGAGCGTGCCGGCCTTCTGGGAGCGCCGTTCGTCGAGTCTCGGGAAGTACTCGTAGATCTCCGCCGCCGACATCCCTTCGTCGCGGAAATCGAGCTTCCGCCGCCAGGTGTTGGATTTGTTGCGGACGGTGTCCGCGAGGTGGAGGTTCTCGGCGACGGTCAGGTCAGTGAACACGCGCCGTTCCTCCGGGACCAGCGAGATACCGCGGACGGCGATGTCCTCCGGCGGAGCG
This region includes:
- a CDS encoding AEC family transporter is translated as MAVLGQLGFMIAFLSGGVAAGHFGLLTERRTDILTTLVFTVALPALIFRSTYDRPLQEIISPALLGGFWVIIALTITLGWLVHRRLESADRRSVSVVQSYHSNMGFLGLPLVAATMGSEATAVASVILGIGAVTHVPVTVFLLVRINGSDASLLSECRKLVTNPVLIALAAGITASVLSLSVPESLISALGPPAELALPVALLCIGATLDTDLPVSDLQKTVSVVGLKVLWMPALAWLVYSSLSMDTTALGAAVVMLGTPTAVSTYVYTTELGGDAAFASLNVFTSTVVSIGTLSLLVWLFT
- a CDS encoding signal recognition particle protein Srp54, whose protein sequence is MVLDDLGSSLRGTLDDLRGKSRLSEEDIEDIVKEIQRSLLQADVDVGLVQDLSNSIETRALDEEPPAGTTPRDWVLRIVYEELVDLVGESTELPLEEQTIMLAGLYGSGKTTTAAKMAWWFSTKGLRPAIIQTDTDRPGAYDQSKEMAERAEVDFYGDPDEDDPVKIARDGLEATENADVRIVDTAGRDGLNEELIEQIERIEQEVQPDRDLLVLDAAMGQSAKSQAADFEAAIGIDGVVITKLDGTAKGGGALAAVNETDSTIAFLGSGETVKDIERFEPSGFISRLLGMGDLKQLTERVERAMEETQEGDEEDWDPEDMLEGQFTLKDMRKQMQTMNNMGPLDQVMDMIPGLGGGLMDQLPDDAMDVTQERMQDFDVIMDSMTEEELENPRVVGQSRTKRICRGSGKPEERVRELLQQHKQMEQMLKQFQGMGDGDMERMMKQMQQGGGGGGGMGGMGGGGMGPFGD
- a CDS encoding universal stress protein; translation: MYEIVAGIDKSEARGTAIAESITEIPMDASQVRVTLLHDFEENPEGASVDQVASVRRAREVLEDAGVEVALEESSGEPADAILRLADEQDVDMIVVAGRKRTPTGKVLFGSVTQSVILGTDRSVLVCSGEEE
- a CDS encoding thioredoxin family protein; this encodes MSDTQSPESLLDALQSEGVVVIDEETDEVSTTEAFEADREVYYDTYVTMGNAEFHESVADVFGLDSAAEAAQRVDELDVSREEFATFLTLRSNVDDSYTTVELTTMAQMATELGPETPVPEGVKHLDDDSYEAFVDAHDRCVVTVWKLFCDPCEAMKAELDDVLAAFPDGVPVGGIAGERSPEFCQSVGVNAAPAVVLFEDGKPVERITGRTDPSPLAERVEEVYGV
- a CDS encoding ABC transporter ATP-binding protein, coding for MTLLDVDNINGYYGESHIIQDVSMSVDDGEITALLGRNGAGKTSTLRCISGATPPDVRSGAIQFDGTDITNAPPEDIAVRGISLVPEERRVFTDLTVAENLHLADTVRNKSNTWRRKLDFRDEGMSAAEIYEYFPRLDERRSQKAGTLSGGEQQMLAIARALHQSTDLLMLDEPYEGLAPQIIESVENAIERISEDGTTILLVEQNAVAAMKIADRCYVLDRGQVVFEGPAEELQNDQETRDKYLGV